A genomic segment from Demetria terragena DSM 11295 encodes:
- the nadC gene encoding carboxylating nicotinate-nucleotide diphosphorylase produces MSSSRALQRVVSTALAEDLGEVGDLTGITVLPDREGQAEVVFREPGVISGIDCVRETFAQLDDSVNVTARLSDGDTIAPGSVAIELSGPLPSLLAGERVALNLLGRLSGVATGTRQAVEQVAGTGVQVTDTRKTTPGLRALEKRAVLDGGGVNHRFGLHDAIMVKDNHIALAGGLDAVHERLARRRRHMVAVEVEVDTLAQLTRLLTLERDHPSCHAVLLDNFTPDQVREAVSLVRKHPAPLTVEVSGGITAESIRSYAEAGPDLISVGALTHSARCLDVGLDARTLQGSP; encoded by the coding sequence GTGAGTTCCAGCCGTGCACTTCAACGAGTGGTGTCTACCGCACTGGCCGAGGACCTCGGGGAGGTTGGCGACCTCACCGGCATCACCGTCCTCCCCGACCGCGAGGGACAAGCCGAAGTCGTCTTCAGAGAACCCGGCGTCATCAGTGGAATTGACTGTGTCAGAGAGACGTTCGCACAACTCGACGACTCCGTGAACGTGACCGCCCGCCTGTCGGACGGTGACACGATCGCGCCCGGCTCCGTCGCCATCGAGCTGAGTGGACCGCTCCCCTCACTGCTGGCCGGCGAGCGCGTTGCGCTCAATCTTCTGGGAAGACTGTCAGGCGTGGCCACCGGCACCAGGCAGGCTGTGGAGCAAGTCGCCGGAACTGGCGTCCAGGTCACCGACACCCGCAAAACTACGCCAGGTCTGCGCGCGTTAGAGAAGCGCGCGGTGCTCGACGGCGGAGGGGTCAACCACCGATTCGGGCTGCACGACGCCATCATGGTGAAGGACAACCACATCGCGCTCGCTGGTGGACTGGATGCCGTTCACGAGCGGTTGGCACGTCGACGTCGCCACATGGTTGCCGTCGAGGTCGAGGTCGACACGTTGGCGCAACTCACCCGCCTGCTGACGTTGGAGCGCGACCATCCGTCCTGCCACGCAGTCTTGCTCGACAACTTCACCCCCGATCAAGTACGCGAAGCCGTATCCCTTGTTCGCAAACACCCGGCGCCACTGACCGTGGAGGTGTCCGGGGGTATCACCGCAGAGTCGATCCGCTCCTACGCCGAGGCTGGGCCAGACCTCATTTCTGTTGGCGCGCTCACCCACAGTGCGCGCTGCCTAGACGTGGGCCTCGATGCCCGCACTCTCCAGGGGTCACCCTGA
- a CDS encoding L-aspartate oxidase, whose protein sequence is MRPVVIGSGLAGLTAALDIAAERDCVLVTAGDLTDGTASKWAQGGIAAALSEEDSPAHHARDTWRAGAEYGDPTAIARITAAAPEVVASLAALGVVFDRRPSGAYDLALEGGHGHHRIAHAGDRTGEAITLAVARHVADHPRIEVHPHDKATRLHLRDGHICGVTIEGACGSVLLETDSVVLATGGLGALYPHTTNPLGAVGSGIALAARVGARIDDLHLVQFHPTALDVGADPAPLLTEALRGAGALLRSDGKRFVDELQPRDVVAAAVWDQLERGRQVHLDATQIPEVESRFPAVTALLASHGLSLHQPLPIRPAAHYAMGGVTVDESARSTVPGLYAVGEVGRTGLHGANRLASNSLLEAVVTGRAAGRSIRSGERSQGIDLPAADPAQMTAHGTAAMDRAEVRSILGKTCGVLRDRDGLSSAVARLAAAVDQDDAYVAWLLARSALAHPMSVGAHRRTDEPALQEATS, encoded by the coding sequence ATGCGCCCGGTCGTGATCGGCTCCGGCCTTGCGGGGTTGACCGCTGCCTTGGACATCGCCGCCGAGCGCGACTGCGTCCTGGTCACGGCCGGCGACCTCACGGACGGCACCGCGAGCAAATGGGCTCAAGGCGGAATCGCTGCGGCACTCAGCGAGGAGGACTCCCCGGCCCATCACGCCCGCGACACGTGGCGCGCCGGTGCGGAGTACGGCGACCCCACCGCCATCGCTCGGATCACCGCAGCGGCGCCCGAGGTCGTCGCTTCACTCGCCGCGCTCGGAGTCGTCTTCGATCGACGGCCAAGCGGCGCCTATGACCTTGCCCTGGAAGGCGGCCACGGCCACCACCGCATCGCGCACGCCGGCGATCGCACGGGCGAGGCCATCACCCTGGCTGTCGCGCGCCATGTCGCGGACCACCCTCGGATCGAGGTCCACCCGCATGACAAGGCGACGCGCCTCCACCTTCGCGATGGACATATCTGCGGGGTGACCATCGAAGGCGCCTGCGGCAGCGTTCTGCTCGAGACGGACTCCGTGGTCCTGGCAACGGGCGGACTTGGCGCCCTCTACCCTCACACCACCAACCCTCTTGGCGCGGTGGGGTCCGGAATTGCGCTCGCGGCTCGCGTCGGGGCACGGATCGATGACCTGCACCTGGTGCAGTTCCACCCGACGGCCCTGGACGTCGGCGCCGACCCAGCACCTCTCCTCACCGAGGCCCTGCGCGGTGCCGGTGCATTGCTGCGGTCTGACGGCAAACGTTTCGTCGACGAACTCCAGCCGCGTGATGTCGTCGCAGCCGCCGTCTGGGATCAGTTGGAACGGGGCCGACAGGTGCACCTAGATGCAACTCAGATTCCCGAAGTCGAAAGCCGGTTCCCCGCTGTCACAGCGCTTCTCGCGTCCCACGGGTTGTCTTTACACCAACCACTACCGATCCGCCCCGCGGCCCACTACGCCATGGGTGGAGTGACCGTCGATGAGTCAGCGCGGTCGACAGTCCCCGGCCTGTACGCCGTCGGCGAGGTTGGCCGTACCGGTCTCCACGGCGCGAACCGGCTCGCGTCCAACTCCTTGCTGGAGGCGGTTGTCACGGGACGTGCGGCGGGCCGCTCGATCCGTTCCGGCGAGCGCTCCCAAGGCATCGACCTTCCAGCAGCCGACCCCGCCCAGATGACGGCCCACGGAACGGCCGCCATGGACCGCGCCGAAGTGCGTTCGATCCTGGGGAAGACGTGCGGCGTGCTTCGCGACCGAGACGGTCTCAGCAGTGCTGTTGCTCGCCTCGCTGCAGCGGTTGATCAGGATGACGCCTACGTCGCGTGGCTCCTTGCGCGCTCCGCGCTAGCCCATCCCATGAGCGTCGGCGCACACCGTCGAACAGACGAACCCGCCCTGCAGGAGGCAACATCGTGA
- the nadA gene encoding quinolinate synthase NadA — MTTTTRPSDLAYAAVRHVIPEVEWATFADDIDAIHALKREHDAVILAHNYMTPEIFHGVADIMGDSLALAREAQTVEAGTIVLAGVRFMAETAKLLNPGKRVLLPDLRSGCSLAESITPQQVRDLRAAHPGAPVVTYVNTSAAIKAESDICCTSGNALKVIEALGVPEVIMIPDQYLARNIAAQTGVRVITHPGACEVHERFTPLDIIQIRQGHPGVTILAHPECPPNVVAEADYAGSTAQMQDYVEREKPARVALITECSMSDNVAAAHPDVDFVRPCNLCPHMKRNTLQSIRAALEHGQHEVTLDPATSDAARRSIERMLEVS, encoded by the coding sequence ATGACGACCACCACTCGGCCTAGCGATCTGGCCTACGCCGCCGTCCGGCACGTCATTCCTGAGGTGGAGTGGGCCACCTTTGCCGATGACATCGATGCGATTCACGCGCTCAAGCGCGAGCACGACGCGGTGATCCTGGCCCACAACTACATGACTCCGGAGATCTTCCACGGCGTGGCCGACATCATGGGCGACTCGCTCGCCCTCGCCCGGGAGGCTCAAACGGTCGAGGCGGGCACCATCGTCCTCGCCGGGGTGCGCTTCATGGCCGAGACCGCCAAACTGCTCAACCCAGGCAAACGAGTGCTCCTTCCTGATCTGCGGTCAGGTTGTTCCCTCGCCGAGTCGATCACGCCGCAGCAGGTCCGCGATCTTCGCGCGGCGCACCCTGGCGCACCCGTGGTGACGTACGTCAACACCAGTGCCGCCATCAAGGCTGAGTCCGACATCTGCTGCACCAGTGGAAACGCACTGAAGGTGATCGAGGCGCTCGGCGTGCCTGAGGTCATCATGATTCCCGATCAGTACCTCGCACGAAACATCGCTGCGCAGACCGGAGTTCGGGTCATCACTCACCCTGGCGCATGTGAGGTGCACGAGCGCTTCACACCGCTCGACATTATTCAGATCCGGCAGGGTCACCCGGGTGTCACCATCCTCGCTCACCCCGAGTGCCCCCCAAACGTCGTGGCCGAAGCCGACTATGCCGGCTCGACTGCCCAGATGCAGGACTACGTCGAGCGCGAGAAACCAGCGCGCGTCGCCCTGATCACGGAGTGTTCGATGAGTGACAACGTCGCCGCGGCGCATCCCGATGTGGACTTCGTTCGCCCGTGCAATCTGTGCCCCCACATGAAACGCAACACTCTGCAGAGCATTCGGGCCGCGCTCGAACACGGACAGCACGAGGTGACCCTCGACCCGGCAACCTCCGACGCCGCACGCCGCAGCATCGAGCGCATGCTCGAGGTCTCCTGA
- a CDS encoding NUDIX hydrolase, whose product MTLTGETELVAVVITVDDGVPAVLASSTPRQLPAGPLAPTERSLQTGVRSFVAEQTGHSLGFIQQLYTFADLGRGDGEDRVVSISYLGLTRAATDPAGWLAAYEALPWEDRRPGVPAWSELSERLDPWIGRGPGSTERRERRDHLFGLGVHRWQPDLALQRYELLWEAGLVAESPQHQPISPELGTSMLHDHRRIVATGLSRLRAMLQYRPVVFELMPESFTLGQLQDVAEALAGQEVHKQNFRRLVEHQHQLVEPTGESTHATGGRPARLYRYRREIFAERQQVGTKLPIPRAR is encoded by the coding sequence ATGACCCTCACAGGCGAGACTGAGCTTGTCGCAGTGGTGATCACCGTCGATGACGGGGTGCCTGCCGTCCTGGCGTCCAGTACCCCGCGGCAACTTCCTGCAGGCCCGCTCGCGCCCACCGAACGCTCCCTCCAGACCGGAGTGCGCTCATTTGTCGCGGAGCAGACGGGCCACAGTCTCGGCTTCATCCAGCAGCTCTACACCTTCGCCGACCTGGGGCGCGGCGACGGCGAAGACCGCGTTGTGTCGATTTCGTACCTGGGGCTCACCCGCGCCGCGACCGACCCGGCTGGCTGGTTGGCGGCATACGAAGCTCTGCCGTGGGAGGACCGACGGCCAGGCGTGCCGGCGTGGAGTGAGTTGAGTGAACGCCTCGACCCGTGGATCGGGCGCGGGCCTGGATCCACGGAGCGCCGTGAGCGCCGTGACCACCTGTTCGGTCTCGGCGTTCATCGTTGGCAACCAGACCTTGCACTCCAACGCTATGAGTTGCTGTGGGAAGCAGGTCTGGTCGCGGAATCTCCACAGCACCAACCGATTTCGCCTGAACTGGGCACCTCGATGTTGCACGACCATCGGCGTATTGTCGCCACCGGGCTATCCCGACTCAGAGCGATGTTGCAATACCGTCCGGTGGTCTTCGAACTCATGCCGGAATCGTTCACACTCGGGCAATTGCAGGACGTTGCCGAGGCCCTCGCCGGACAAGAAGTCCACAAACAGAACTTCCGCCGACTCGTGGAGCACCAGCACCAACTCGTGGAGCCCACTGGCGAGAGCACCCATGCCACCGGCGGACGACCAGCCCGGCTCTACCGCTATCGCCGAGAGATTTTTGCCGAGCGCCAGCAAGTCGGCACCAAACTGCCGATCCCCCGCGCCCGCTAG